TGGCCAACGCGAGCCTCTCGAGTCCTTGGCGCGCGAGGTGGCGGTCCACGTGCGGCTGTTAGCGCAGTCGGAGGAGGAGCGCCTCAGTGTTGTCCTCGAGCAAACCGACTTGGGACGCATTGCCGTGGATTTGCGCAAGCAAGACCAGGCGGTGACTGCGCATTTTCGCGTCGAGTCCGCGGAGACGGAAACCCTGCTCAAGTCGTCCTTAGAGGGCCTGCGTGCCGTCCTCAGCGAGCAAGGCGTCCAGGTTGGCGATTTGACCGTGGCAGTTGACGGACGCCATGAACACGGGT
This Calditrichota bacterium DNA region includes the following protein-coding sequences:
- a CDS encoding flagellar hook-length control protein FliK; translated protein: MHGQREPLESLAREVAVHVRLLAQSEEERLSVVLEQTDLGRIAVDLRKQDQAVTAHFRVESAETETLLKSSLEGLRAVLSEQGVQVGDLTVAVDGRHEHGSQQRHGPKEPEPWALEAERPGPSARTAEPARPRKAR